One Styela clava chromosome 4, kaStyClav1.hap1.2, whole genome shotgun sequence genomic window, AATAGTCCAATTGCGCATCGTGTATCATGTCCTCGTGTGAGGTATCTACCGTGTTTATAACAGACACCATATTGCAGTATTAGAATCGGACAGTCGGCGAGAATGGAAGCCTGCAAGCGCAAATAAAACCAAAACCTGAAAACGGTGATCAGCTAAAACGCGAGACACGTAGCAAATGATGGCAAAATTGAGTTGTGCTGTGCTGAATCCGATTAAGCGTGACGTGGATGGAGCAATTCCACAGACAATAAATTTTGTCTATTATCATGTACACGTAGATTTATAAAcgataaaaaattttttaagtCAATCTTATATTATGAATATGTCTGAAATTTACTTATCAATTAGTATACccaacaaaattttcaattccgGATCAGAAAACATCAGACTCCTGATCAATAAAACGCTATTCTTAATTAGGCTTATGCCCCCTACCGGAATTCTAGCGTATTTTCGGCACAGTTAAAGTAAACTGTTGTTACTTTTGGCTGTCGACTTTGTGTGTTATAAAAGTAAGTATTGTCGAAAAGGGGTTACAGTATGTTGTACTATGCGCTGACATGCTTGTTAGGATTACTTATTACCAGAGGCGAAGGATACAAAATTGAAGGAAAAGTAGTTCTTCCCCCAGATGGAAATAAGCAGTGGGTGAATGATATTCAAGTACTTGTCGATGGTGGAAAATATAGAGGATATTTGAGGTAACTTTTGTACTACACTCATGTATTTGAACAATGGGCAGAATTTTACTCAACAATAAATTAATGCTTCAACTGAAAGTGGGATAATCGAGTTACCCGGTTATGGTTccatccaccatcaagttcatgaaTCTAAACAAATAACTAATACCATACCGATACCCGGGGTAAATCCTATCTCATCACCAATAATTGCCTAATAAGAATACCAGTAGCTTAGTTCTAATCTAATCCTGTATCTGTGTACATTTGAAACATTGGTTTCCCCATTCTGGAACCGAATAAATTTTATCTCCCTGTGATCTTTGACTCGACTCCGTATTGCAAAACTTGACAAAACTCTTAATGTGCCGTATACTGATTCATGCTTTATTGCCTTTACCTAGTAATGAGTAGAGTtaggttaatttttttttctgtgtttacaatattttaatGCATTTAGGACCGATGGAACATTCACTGTCCACAATGTTCCTACTGGATCTTATGTGGTTGAAGTTTTCACACCAAAATATCTTTTTGAACCTCTTCGTGTTGATGTCTCGATGAAAGGAAATCTAAGAGCTCGAAAAGTAAATCATTTGAAACCGAGTCAAGTGACATTGGTTAAATATCCATTAGAAATGAAACCTGCAACTTTTGCTCAATACTTTCAAGTACGGGAGAAATTCAGTATTTTGGATTTACTGAAAAGTCCTATGGTAAGTTGGCAAATAGATTAAAGTAGTATTCTTTACTTTTTTGAGAAAagatttgctcaaagcaaggtcgtTTACAGGAGATGCATCTTTTAACAAACCTATTGCTACCCAAAATGCCATGATGATTCTGCGCTTATATATAGGCAGATTGGTGCAAAACTTGAACTCGGCTATCAATTCCACATACTATGtccattgtaaatattttatgtcAAGTCTTAAACCTTGTATGAGTTGGCTTTTTGACACCttttttttatggtattttcaGGTATTAATGATGGTTCTTCCACTTGTTATGCTTGTGATCCTGCCTAAGATGATGAACACTAATGATCCAGAACTCAAGAAAGAAATGGAACAATCAATGAACATGTTTAACACAAACCAAAGTGGGTTTGATCTGTCAGAGTCCTTATCAAACTTCTTCGGAGGCTCAGATAAGAAAGCATTAAAAGCAAAAGACAAATCAGCAGAGGCGAAGAAGAAACGTAAATAGGCTGTCTGGCCACATGCTTAATAGCCTGAATGAGATGATTTTTGTTTACATATTTTAGACTAGTTCATCATACTGCCCTCATTGGCAGATTCTTATTTATTATCATCAATTAACAAAAAGAGAAAGTtgcatgaaataaaaatgaagggATGATAAAAGGGTGCTCTTAAAATAACTGTGCGATATGCCCTCAGATTTGTAATTTATGCTTCCTTGGTGTTCAACTACATTCGAGCAGTGAGAGTGCACATATCATCTACTCCAAATCATCAACATCAGCAATTTGGGCAGAGGATAAAGGTTCTTTAGCTGGCTTTGCTGCTGGTTTTGCGGATGCAGCAGATGAGGTTGCGAGcctctgaaataaaaatgaatatacatTTTAGCTCAATATCCAAAATCAGGCATCACACACAGGATGAATTAAATTTACCATCATGCCATACATAATTCCATTAATGTACAAAGAGGAAGCATCCCAATCTTTCATGgcaagataataatttgaaagcaCTGGAAGGAAGCCAAAATTCAGTGATCATTTTGGTACAAAATAGCTTCAGGTGATGTCATTAAAAATGTAAACTAACCTGTGATACTGAAGGTAACTTTTCAAGCAGCATATTAAAAACTTGTGGGGGTAGAGTTTGTTGTAAAACTTGTAGTAATTGTTGAGGTTGACCGCAGACTGCTACAGCATTTGTCAGATGTTCGACACCTTCTTCATACTTTCCTTCTCCAAGTAGCTCTTCTCCTTTTTGCACCTCTTCCAAGAAAAATTTCTGAACTTCTGCGACATCTCTTAAATCTGGCAACTTCAAATGAAACACAATATTGAGTTTTTATTAACTTAAACAGCAGTGATGTTATACGCCAACAATTGTTCTATTGTGATATGTTTCTGAAAATTCAATGGCCATGCGGAACACATGTATGAAACTAGTATCAATTAAATCAAATAGTTCAGTGATACATTCACGAGCAACCAATGCAATTCTTTCACATTAGACAAGAAATTCAGCTGTTTTTCTATTATATTCGTCTTCAGCTTAGATGACATTAAATTTGAATACCCGTGTGTACAGACAAGAAGTCGATACTCAGAGCTGAGGAAACTTAATCACCTTAGTTTTATTTGCACCACACTGCCCTTCTCTTGCTTTTCTTCTTCCTGTAAATATGAAAAACTCTTTAATAGCAAGGCACTAACAACATAAGCTAATCTTTTTGTTAATTGAGAATGAGAAAATGAGTGAAACTTCTTAGCAGAATGTGTTGTGTGCATAGTAAAAATTGAAAGCCAGAAAGTGGAAATTCTTTAACAGTTGAATTGTAAGATGTAGGGATACAACTTTTACTTCTATACTTACTTTCTTTCAACTTCTTTCTAAAGTCAGGGTCACTCCTTCTCTTCCGATCGAAATATACACAGTATCCAATGAAAGCAACACCTGCAGCTGCCGCTACTGCTGCAGTTTTGGATACCATACTTATTTATATGCTATAATACTCTTAATATACAGTTATAGTCTAGTAATATACCCGTAAAAATCTGCAAGAACtataaaaaacagttttatgTTTTAAAGTATTGACAAACTGATATAGCATATACAACATATATTTCTGTTTTTATCCATACATTGATTCTGTAATACCAGGCTCTGATTCTGAAGCTAATCTACCACAAAAAAAGCGGAATTAGGTACTGAATTGGGTGCCTTTAATAGGTTGTAATGTATTAAGTCATAGCCAAAAAACAAATAATGTTGACGAGAAAGTTGATATGTAAATGCGCCACTAAACTACTTCGAATTCCCCAAGGGTACCTACCTGTACAGGACATGCGGGGACGGCCGTGAAATCGAAGGAAAATTATTCTGCAGTTTTCAACCGGTTCCCACGCATAATATAACTTCCTAATATTCCTTAATGATATTTCTTACAAAAAACAgctggtaccggtactggtgcTGGAAAAATTATATGAATGTATAAAACGTAGcagtatatatttacaatataacatAGCAGCCGTGAATTTTTGAAAGTCCATAATCTTTTAAATTTCGGTCTGCTTATGaccatactttggtgttagacacttgattTGTGGGTGTCAAAAATTGTCCCCATTCTCTGGATCAAATATAATTTGGTCTTAAATCATCGAGTTCGCACCAAATGgaggaaaatcaaatttttgatcTTTATTTGAAGGCTTGTTTTTCACATTGTTCTGACATAAATTACTTGCGACTATGCATTCTATTCATATTAACTATTAGAAGTTGTCGGCATTTTGCGGATTACATTCGAATTCGAATTGcatataccagtggttctcaaactttttagagttgggacccactatttattaccacagcttatggcgacccacttaactttaatttaacttttttttatgacataacacagaacacaggtatggctaatcatcgcaaaaccaCAGTGTTTCCTTGAAATGAAGACCTGGCCTggaaataagataataatttgaattttcaaaatgattttaatcaaaccctacccttaaaatgaatttaaaatgtgtgggagaggaaaggttcattggcctgaggtaaggtgaagatcacaccactattcaaaattgtgtgatatcacaattatgatatttgtcacttaatttttgtataggaaatacaaataaaaacaatggatgtcgctttttatataatgtttagaaaaaaatcttgtgatttccTACAATGCCATAGTTTAGGAACCGCTGGATACCATTCTTAGTGTTCCCCTCAAGTTATTGTTTTTCCTTTGTGCAgacctatttttatattttttgtgctTCTACGTTATGTCatacatttgtattttttttcattactaGTATCAGTTGAGTATGTTTGAATATGGCTTCGAGTCCATGTCTGAGGGTGATCAGTTTTCCCCgagaaatattattgaaaaaaaaatatattccgcGAGCGAgtcaatgtttacaaccacatGCTTGAAAACTGATCGGAACGTAAAAACTGTCTACGTGGAAGCTATAATTCTGATTGTTCCGTAACCGTTGAGGCAATACTACGGAAATAATCAATGGAGTCGGTGGAGGCTTCGCGGTTCAGCAGCCATAACCCTTTACCAGGCATTCTAAGTTTGTCGTCGAAAATTCGTTTATCGACATGGGTAGGCGAAGCTTTTGTATTGGCGGTTTTTAATCAGTCCTACTTCTTGAGATGTATAAGAATGAAATGCATGGAAATACCGCTCTACGAATCCAGCAAAATTATCAGAAGCTAGAAACCTTCTTCGAGTCACTCAAACCTACAAAGCATACGGTATATCAGCTAAAATCAGAGATACCTCCTCAACAATATCAAGCTTGAAGCAAtcttatttacttttaattagGTTTTTCTAATCACATAAAATCATGGAATTGTTATAAATTCAGACTGTAATAAATTCCATTAACACAAAAAGCTGGCAAATAGATGGAAGTCATGAGAGGtaggaatttcatatttatccaagaGGAGATG contains:
- the LOC120327294 gene encoding endoplasmic reticulum membrane protein complex subunit 7-like; protein product: MLYYALTCLLGLLITRGEGYKIEGKVVLPPDGNKQWVNDIQVLVDGGKYRGYLRTDGTFTVHNVPTGSYVVEVFTPKYLFEPLRVDVSMKGNLRARKVNHLKPSQVTLVKYPLEMKPATFAQYFQVREKFSILDLLKSPMVLMMVLPLVMLVILPKMMNTNDPELKKEMEQSMNMFNTNQSGFDLSESLSNFFGGSDKKALKAKDKSAEAKKKRK
- the LOC120327295 gene encoding mitochondrial import receptor subunit TOM20 homolog: MVSKTAAVAAAAGVAFIGYCVYFDRKRRSDPDFRKKLKERRRKAREGQCGANKTKLPDLRDVAEVQKFFLEEVQKGEELLGEGKYEEGVEHLTNAVAVCGQPQQLLQVLQQTLPPQVFNMLLEKLPSVSQRLATSSAASAKPAAKPAKEPLSSAQIADVDDLE